The sequence GCTCTGTAGCACAGATTACAATGTTGGGTCTGCATTTTGCCAAGCTGAGCTGTCTGCTGAGGTCAGAAACCCTCCAGCATTTGCTGGGACCAGGCTCACTCATCCACATGAAGCTATCATGATGCTGAAAGTGGGCTATTTAAAGGACTAATTCcaatattttgggaaatgcagtTTCTGACACCACCACCTTACtctgagaaagaaagcaaataagcatatttcccaaaacacTCAACTATTCCTTTATGAAGGAGGAAGCGTGAAATGACGTTTAATTAGCGGTCGCAGGTTGTGCAGCAACCCTCCATGTAGAAGCGTcatgtgaaatgtgtgatgCTACAGCAGACGTTAGCATTGcgatacaatttttttttttttttgacactgcGTTTACACAGGAGCGTCTAATGTTACCTTTCTCAATATTGCACACGGACCTCATGTCGAGCCTGTAAAAGATCAGACAACATCTGcactgctgatcactgtaaaGCCAAAGCTGAGAAAAGCTCAGTTTCACATTCTCCAATTTTAAAatactgctgattttttttttcttcaactttTACGTgacagatttcttttcttttcttttttatcttggcagtttgttttaaaattaggAGCTGGGAGCTGATGGGCAGCCATGTGACACCTGTATTCGAGTTAACCAACAGTACCTACAGTTAGATAAAGGAAAAGCTGTGTGAGGTTTTGACTTTGTATTTAATTCAGAGGCAACTATAAGGTTTTAGAATAGAAAGCTTAGCCTTCAATCTGAGTGTGTTCCTATGATGAAAATGAACGAAACTTTTCAGTCATGTGGACCTTGGACACATTGTTGATTCCACTGGCCGTTCTTCCTCGAATGGTCATCCCAGGGTCAGTTTCTGCCCTGTCGAAGCGAGGACAGGAGGAGGGGCAGCAGGTTGAGAGCAGGTCGGTGCTCCTGCACCCCCAGAGCCACCAGAGCCCCCGCCAGGAGGGACGTTACCCGAGGCAGTAAAGGGGGCTGAGCTGGCATCAcctgtaaaacacagaggacaatCAAACGGGAAGCTGAGTGTGACGCCCAAAACCGATGTCGAGACGATCATTGGCTGACTGAGAAAAGGAATAACTTCATTTCCATAACAAATGTTAGTGAATGTCAGTGAAACAAGTGGTGTTATCAGTTCACTGATAACCAAACTGCCACTTGCAGATGTCAGCAGGTACTAAACGGAAGTTGGCTGCTCACCTTTTCAACTTTATGACAATGAATGAGTCCATCCTGTCCAATGTAAAAAGTGGAGAATGCATCATATGACCTATAACAGATGATATTTGGATTAATTCATCTAATTATAAACCAAAGCAAAGGCTTTGACAAACAACGAACTCAAATTTGAAATCCGCTCATCAGACTGAACCTAATAACAGTTgtgtaaacagcagcagttacagTTACTGGCTGTACTGCGTTACCTGTAAAGGTGAGACTTGTCTTTGCGATAGAAGCGCAGCAGCAGGGAGTGGACAGGAAGGCCCCTGATCCTCCAGCGAGCCTTGATGGTCCCGTCCTCCATGTGCTTGGTGAGCTTCAGCACTTCCAGCCGAGCCTCCGCATAGTAACAAAGACACAGCAGGCGCCACATGGAGAGCGTGAGCTGGTACAACACACGGCCTCTACACCAAACACACGCAGCAACAGTCGCACAGAAAGCCACACAATCAGAGTGCAAACCTATGCACAGCATTTAGTCCGAGAATTAGTGTGTCTGTAATAGTGTATCATCATTAAACCCAAACGGAACAAGCATAACTCACCTGGTCTTGGTATTCATGATGCCATTGATGAACTCCATATCATGTGAGTACATGGTGTAATCATGGTTCCTTACAAAGAAACTTGgaagctgcaaaacaaacacaaaaatcattCCCTCATGCTGAGGTACAACTTTTCACTCACTGTGTAGTAAACACAACCGCAGTTCAAAGCTATCCGACACTATATCGACAATATATTTAATCTTTCTGAGGCTTATATTGATTCATGAACATGTGAATTCAGCTGAAAACAGAAGTAGCCTTATGATGTGAAGCAATCCCAGACAGCGTGTGAGAACAAGGTTAGCTAATGTTACCAAAAGGTCACTTACATCACTATctaaaacagatttttacagATGAATAAAGTCACTTTGAAACATTGGCAGGATGAAATATATATAGAGATCTTACACAAAACTGGAACTTCCACGTTCTCTTTACCTATTCTAAAGATCCAGGCTTTCTCAACAGTATATTGCCAAAGACggtactttattatttttttgttactgaTGTGATGACTTTAACGTTACTCTTGCACTGTTTCATCTTTGTTTGACACTTGAGTTTTAAAAGGAGAGTTTTCagaatttataaaaaaaaaaaaaaaaaaaaaaaacacaattggAGCTATGCAGTTCAGCAGTCTGGCAACAGTTTGTATGACCATACTATATAATGAAGATGAGCGAGGTGATTAATAAATGTATACGCAGCAAATCGCTAGTGTCATAGCTCTGAAACAGCTGAGTCACGGTGGAGCGTGACAACAGCTCGCCGAACAcctttcaagaaaaaaaaaaaataaagagtttaGTTAAAAAGAGAGTTGGAAAGGAGCCAGTGATTCACAGAATTAATCAGCACTGTTAACCCAACGCAGTGTTTTTCCTGTATGCATTCGTGTTGAACACAGCTGCTGAAATTTCACATGGTGAAATTAATAGTCACAAAAAAAGCGTAACAACCGTAACAGCAACAAGTTAGATCTTCATACCTCTCCTAATGGAAAGCCTTTTACTTTGCTAACTTCTCTGGCAAAGGCAGTAGGAGCAGTGAtggaaaacaaagtgtgtgaaaGCACCGCCAGGAGCTGAAGAATCTTTGTGCACTTAATCTAAAGCTATAATAGTCATTATGCAGTTATTAACTGTGGTGAatgtttttccagtgatctggaggttttgatctgatccccTGAAGTTAACCTGGCCTCAAGCTATGAGACTGGCTGTGCAGCATAGGTTACCATGGTGATTCACCGCCGTCAAAAGACATGCCAGAAAACATGAGTGAATCGGAGAGAGACAGACCGATAACACACCAGTCTTCCTTTGTGGTATACCCCCCCCTGGCGTCATCTGTTTGTGATTTAATCCAGGTAAACACAATGGAAGGCCATGTGTAATGACACAGCACTTTTTTTATGCCATGTTTATGAATCGTATTTGTAACGGTATATTACTGTTACTAAACACATTCATGCAGTCTGCAGGGATTTAATGAACGGAAGGAGAGTTTTCCTACAGGTAAAAAGCAGCTGTTTTGACTCACAGGAGGGTCAACTCCTATTTAGAAGGTCGGTGGTTCGATACCCCCGCTCCTCCAGTCCGCATGTTGAAGTGAACCCCATGTTGAAGcttatttacatttctcagcATTGTTCCATTATTGTTGCGTATTTGCTACAAgaattagttttgtttttgttcattcttGAAATGATCAGACTTTGCAGTGCAGTGACTTTGCTCTGGAAACAGAAGACGTCTATTATCAATGCACAAAAACCCAATTCCAACCAAACTACCACCAACTTGCTTTGTGCTGCTTCATCTGAATAAACCTCCCACCAGTGGCACAGGCCAGTCCTGTACCAGGTTGTtagaaaatgtatatattttaaaaaaaaatatttagaggtaaaaatgaactgtagcATGAAAGGGAAGCGGGTGAAATAAGCCTGAGGGCAAAAAATaaactgcaataaaaataaataaatacatttttaaaaagaatacAGAAAACGTAAAGGTAAAGGTTAAAGTTTTTGAAACATTTAAACCAAACCAGCATCCAAACCCTAATTAGttgtcatgatttttttttttttaattatgaagTCCTATGATACAACTAGATGATGGATAGCAGGACGTTTCAGCACCTCACCACTTCAGATCAGCAATTCACTTACAGCAGTACAGTCAATATAGGAAGCGTTTCAACAGTGCTTCAACATTCGTTCATCTCAAGtgtccactgccaaccctgtttgtatcatgttttatatgctacatgtccttctccccctctcctccattcctagctgtcctatcttcctccttttcctcctttcacccagcccggccatcggcaggagggtcccccatctgagccaggttctgttcaaggtttcttcctgttaaaaggaagttttttcttgccactgtcgccttaagtgcttgctctggggtcagagtctgagtctctgtaaagcactttgagacaattttgattgtggaaggagctatataaataaaactgaattgtcCTTGTATGTTGGCTCTGAATGCTGCCAAAACACAGATGACCTACAATTAAATCCTGTGCCTGAACACATCCTTGTCTGAGAGACAAAGCACTGAAGCTAACGCTGCTCTACTAGCGTACTGCTCACTCCATGCCTCCTGTGCAGACACCATGTTATCCAGACACTGTATGTATTCTTACCTCTATCCTCAGTCTTTCATACATCATGGCcagtttctcctctccttcGCTGTCTCCTTCAGTATGctccccctctgctctctctgtatGGCTGCACAGAGTGGTAGGATGCAGAAGAGGCCTCTCCACAAGCTTACTGACCAGTCCAATGTCTTGCCTTGATTTCAGCCCACTGCCAGGCACCGGTTCTGTGGCTGGgcaatgaaaacaataaaactgagaGCCATACATGAAGGGTGCAGGGCACCTCTCCGCTTCAAACAGGCTTCTGAAACAGCCATGTTCTCTCTCTACGGCATCCACACCGTTTCTCTTGAAGCTGTCCATGCGGATATCATCCTCCCTGCTGCCGTCCACTGTGGTCAGGGGAAAGGAGAACTCAGAAGACTTGTGAACCCCTGGAACGAGGAGTTCTCCTAGTTTATTGTGACTGAACAGAGGGATCTCCAGCAGGGTGTGGAGGCCGTCTGACTCGCCCTGTCtcaccagcacacacacgctgagAGACTCCTCCCAGTCCTCCTCGTAGTAACCTCCTCGCTGAGGTTGGCTGGCATTGTGGAACGGGTGGGAGAGCACTGGCTGCTTAATGTTCTGATATCTCAGGCTGTTGGGGGGCGCCAGGGCCCATGATGCACTGCTCAGGGGGCATGTTGGACGGATCCACAAGCAGTCGACTGCCTGAAGGAGCAATAGGGACTTGGTAAAATGATCTTTAACCCGTATAACTACAAGAGTAACACTTGCTTACATACTGTGCAATAGGAATAAGGAGGAAATGGCTAAAGgtaatcaaaacagaaaaatgatatctctatatgtatatatatatttaaaaaacttaaataaaagCTATATTGCTTTAAGCTTAAGAACACAACTCaactacagagaaaaaaaaaattacctggCTGAATGTCCAGCTCTGTTTCCTGATGGGTTGCCTTCTGCCATGGCTGCGGACACAACCCACCCAGAAGGCGACGCCCCCTCTGCTCACAGCCATTCACCACAGGGGCCAAGGCAACCCCAGTCACCAGCTGAGCATCacccacacaacacaacacaggatgccacaaggacacacagacagtgccCTTAGGACCTTATGACTTTGGAAGACTCCCAactacagcagcagagtttCCACCTTGATAAACCTGAGACCACAGAGAAGATAAGGCAGAGCTAGCGATGGTGAGACAGTGAGAACTCGAGAGTTTCTGCTAGAAACTTAGGATGTTTCTGGTCCCAgtggtttcatttttcttgGTCTTATATGACAGTAAACTAAATGTCTTTTGAATTTTGACATGTTGATCGGTCAAAACAAGCATTTTGAAGATACCACTTTAACTGAGAAATTAATTAACAGTTTAAAAGATAATGCAACCCTAACTGGGATAGAGAATAAAAATGACTATGTCACCATGATAACTTTACAATAATTAGGTGCAGATTTAAAGAGGGAAACTGAATGATCTGTACAGGAAATGAAAGGCCAAGCAAATTCTACTTGAAAGCAATGACGGATTCTTCTCTGACTTGGGTCTTCCACTGAGGTTTTCAGAGCTGATGCCTGGAGCACATGACCTGCAGCAGACCACAAGTTTATAATCAGAGACTCCACGGTGACAGCTGGGGCTTAATTTACCCGACATGAGCACactacaaaataaatgtttaaccAGGCTTGCATTCTTACAACCGGTAAGGCACACAAGCGAAAAGAAACTGTCACGTCAGTATAAATCTTCTCAGTGACTACCTTTGGGTGGATAACTGATAAAGTTGTGTGCGGACATCACTGTGTAACTTGTGAAGGGAACGCTGTcgtttctgacatttaaaattaaaatataccggattaaaaaaaatgacctaAAACAACCCATATAGGGGTTCgataattaaaattataaacaacGTTAGTTGCAGCATAATTCGCCGCAAATGCAACACAAGACATTACTAGATAGTCCCAGATAATCAGCAAGTGCTGGTAATTTCTAGGCATGATAACGTTTGTGAGCTTTTACAGTTTGAGTCAAAATGCCTATTTGGCGATAGAATCGAGACAAAATATTATCATTGTTAGAGTGCTAAATAAATTGCACCactaacaacaaaaaatatgCCAATGTTTATCACATTAGCCCGAAATGTCAACATCATGTCAAACATCATTTAGGCTGAATTAGAAACAGCTGCATCTTAGGCAGCTATCGATCACTACTTAGTCACGTCTTTTTCAGGGACACAACTTCCTCCAAGAATAGCCGGGACATGGGGCTCGAGATATCTTCCCTTCAACACTGACACTACCTTCCATGGTGTTAGCTAACTCTGGCCATCTACCGTGACAGCCTCTGATAgctgcttgcttgcttgctagGCTAACCCGCTACCAGCTAATAGTAAGCTAGCAACCGGCTTTGCAAATGTCCCCATAAGGTTACCTTTTACAAACGAAAACCCGCTCGAGTCAGTCCAGATGCAGCGTTT is a genomic window of Toxotes jaculatrix isolate fToxJac2 chromosome 13, fToxJac2.pri, whole genome shotgun sequence containing:
- the c13h6orf136 gene encoding uncharacterized protein C6orf136 homolog encodes the protein MAVSRGGVAFWVGCVRSHGRRQPIRKQSWTFSQAVDCLWIRPTCPLSSASWALAPPNSLRYQNIKQPVLSHPFHNASQPQRGGYYEEDWEESLSVCVLVRQGESDGLHTLLEIPLFSHNKLGELLVPGVHKSSEFSFPLTTVDGSREDDIRMDSFKRNGVDAVEREHGCFRSLFEAERCPAPFMYGSQFYCFHCPATEPVPGSGLKSRQDIGLVSKLVERPLLHPTTLCSHTERAEGEHTEGDSEGEEKLAMMYERLRIELPSFFVRNHDYTMYSHDMEFINGIMNTKTRGRVLYQLTLSMWRLLCLCYYAEARLEVLKLTKHMEDGTIKARWRIRGLPVHSLLLRFYRKDKSHLYRSYDAFSTFYIGQDGLIHCHKVEKVMPAQPPLLPRVTSLLAGALVALGVQEHRPALNLLPLLLSSLRQGRN